A single Pedobacter sp. PACM 27299 DNA region contains:
- a CDS encoding pectinesterase family protein translates to MKMILWLMVFGIFSLGQLKAEDKRLVVAQDGSGDFKTVQEAINAVPDFRKVTTIIFIKNGKYKEKLNLSASKKMVTLIGEDVERTILTYDDYAQKKNRFGEEMGTSGSSGFYIYGDDFTAKNITFENTAGPIGQAVALWVAGDKASFLNCRMLGFQDTLYTYGPGSKQYFYRCFISGTVDFIFGSATAVFEDCELFCKSPGFITASSAPDSVKHGYVFLNCKLTGTAAAQSVYLGRPWRPYAKAVFLNCDLGEMIKAEGWNNWGKTSNEETAFYAEYKNKGVGSSVVKRVSWSKQLNDQEAAAYTLEKIFKGWVPAKN, encoded by the coding sequence ATGAAGATGATATTATGGCTTATGGTCTTTGGTATTTTTAGCCTTGGACAGTTAAAAGCGGAAGATAAGCGACTTGTGGTTGCCCAGGATGGCAGCGGTGATTTTAAAACGGTTCAGGAAGCAATCAATGCCGTTCCAGATTTTAGAAAGGTGACTACTATCATTTTTATAAAGAATGGAAAATACAAAGAGAAGCTGAATCTTTCGGCTTCTAAGAAGATGGTGACTTTGATTGGTGAGGATGTAGAGAGAACTATACTGACTTACGACGATTACGCGCAAAAGAAAAACCGCTTTGGCGAAGAAATGGGCACTTCAGGATCTTCTGGATTTTACATCTATGGAGATGACTTTACTGCAAAGAACATCACTTTTGAAAATACAGCAGGGCCGATTGGCCAGGCAGTAGCTTTATGGGTTGCCGGTGATAAAGCCAGCTTCTTGAACTGTAGAATGCTGGGTTTTCAGGATACTTTGTACACCTATGGGCCAGGAAGTAAGCAATACTTTTACCGCTGCTTTATCAGTGGAACTGTAGATTTTATCTTTGGATCAGCCACTGCGGTATTCGAAGATTGTGAACTTTTTTGTAAGTCGCCCGGATTTATTACCGCTTCTTCCGCACCTGATTCTGTAAAACATGGTTACGTGTTTTTGAACTGTAAGCTGACTGGAACAGCAGCCGCGCAATCTGTTTATTTAGGCAGGCCATGGCGTCCGTATGCTAAGGCTGTTTTTTTAAATTGTGACCTAGGTGAAATGATTAAAGCAGAGGGCTGGAACAATTGGGGTAAAACAAGTAATGAGGAAACGGCTTTTTATGCAGAATACAAGAATAAAGGAGTTGGAAGTTCTGTTGTTAAAAGAGTGAGTTGGTCTAAGCAGCTGAATGATCAGGAAGCTGCAGCGTATACATTAGAAAAGATATTTAAAGGATGGGTGCCAGCAAAAAACTAA
- a CDS encoding rhamnogalacturonan acetylesterase yields the protein MIQISRFRKFKIAAVGILCVCSAFISARKPITVWMIGDSTMCSYESSRAPLTGWGMPFAGFFNAEVQFNNRAKGGRSTRTFLSEKRWENVADSLSKGDYVLIQFGHNDEAKEEKYKDRYTPVADYKVNLGRFIKESRAKNAIPVLITPVSRMSFDKNGQAKETHAEYTAAAYEVAKMYGVPLIDLDRESRMLYQKMGPEATKKLFMQLESGVHPNYPEGKKDNTHFNEFGARKIAQLVLLEMKKQQLALCNYIVQPKPAKK from the coding sequence ATGATTCAAATCTCACGATTTAGAAAGTTTAAAATAGCTGCAGTTGGCATTTTGTGTGTATGCAGTGCATTTATTTCTGCCCGGAAACCGATTACTGTTTGGATGATTGGGGATTCGACCATGTGTAGCTACGAAAGCTCCAGAGCACCATTAACGGGTTGGGGGATGCCTTTTGCCGGCTTCTTTAATGCGGAGGTACAGTTTAATAATCGCGCGAAAGGTGGCCGAAGCACCAGGACCTTCCTTTCTGAAAAAAGATGGGAAAATGTGGCGGACAGTTTAAGTAAAGGGGATTATGTACTGATTCAGTTTGGTCATAATGATGAGGCTAAAGAAGAAAAGTATAAAGACCGGTATACACCTGTGGCCGATTATAAAGTAAACCTTGGTCGATTTATTAAAGAAAGCAGAGCGAAAAATGCGATTCCTGTGCTCATTACACCAGTATCCAGGATGAGCTTTGATAAAAATGGGCAAGCAAAAGAAACACATGCGGAATACACCGCTGCGGCATATGAAGTTGCAAAAATGTATGGTGTACCGTTAATTGATTTGGACAGGGAAAGTAGGATGCTATACCAAAAAATGGGTCCAGAGGCCACTAAGAAGTTGTTTATGCAGCTTGAATCAGGTGTTCATCCGAATTATCCGGAAGGGAAAAAGGACAATACTCATTTTAATGAGTTTGGCGCCAGGAAAATAGCTCAGCTTGTGCTCTTGGAAATGAAAAAACAACAATTGGCGCTTTGTAATTACATCGTACAACCTAAACCAGCAAAGAAATGA